CGACGTGTGGAACAAGCTCCAGGACTCGGGCGTCTATCCGTCGGAAAAGGAGCTGGAGACGCTGTACGGCCCCTCGTCGTCGCCCGGGCCCGGCCCGTCCGGGCTCCCGGAGGGGTACTACGTCTACATCAATATCACCAGGACCGAGGTCGGTGACGGGGAGAGACAGGCGCTGTTCGTCTACGACAACCCCGATCCGTCGGTCCCGCACGAGGAGAACGTCCGGCACATCGTCTACGGGCCCCAGGGCGACCACGACCACGAGGACGTTCGCAGCGAAGTCAGGGATTCAGGCATGGGTATTCCCGACAGCGCGAGCACGGCGAGCCGTCCGATCCCGATCCAGCGCGGTGCCGGCGACGTGGTCGCCGGCCGCCTGCATGTCGCGGCGTGGGAGCAGTGACGTGCGGCGGCGTTCGCTCGGACGGCTGGGTCCGACGAGTGTCCGGCCGGCGAGGGATGTCTGACGTAAAATACAAACCGACAGCGGCCGGGAGAGAGTGTATGGGACTTATGAGCAAGATCCTCGGCGAGTCCGGGGGTAGCCGGCAGAAAGAGGACTACGTCGAGATCGAGAGCGACGGCGTCGACGCGGGGGCGACGGCGGCCTCCCGACAGGTCCGGATCGCGAAGATCGGCGACAAACAGGACGTCATCGACATCAAGGACGCCGTCTACGACGGCGACGTGGTGATCGCCGACATCACGCGCCACACGACCCAAGACCGGACGATGGAACACATCACCGACGAACTCAAGCAGGTCGCAAACGAGGTCGGCGGCGACATCGCCCAGAAGGGCGACGACCAGCTCATCATCACGCCCCACGGCGTCGCCATCAACCGCGACCCGCTCGGGCAGTAACGCGCCGCCGCCCGGGAGTCGTCGACCGCCCGGTTCCCGCGGAACCACGCCGTGTCGGCCGCCGCGTTCGCGACCGGCGGGTCATCGGGGGCGACCCGCCGGTCGACCGGACGGTCTCTCTCGACGCTGTCAGGTGCCAGAAAGCATTTACCGGAACCGCCGGATTCCGAGTGTGACCGCCTCGCGTGAGGTGGTTCGGACAGGAACTGTGGAGTGGCCCTACCCATGGCCACAGTTCCAGCGGCTCAGGCCGGGATACTTCGTGCTCGCCTCCGGGCGGGCGATGTGTGACAGTACGTCACAGCCGTATTTATGTTTGCCGCGCGCGGTCGCAACGGCGAGAACCGGTTTAGACCTCGTCGGCTTCGTCGGGGCTGTCCTCGACGGAGCGTTTCATCGAGTCGCGCCGGCTCTTGGCGTCGCGGCCGGTGGCTTCGAGCAGGAAGTCGTTTTTCGCGTCGACGGCGTCGGCCGCGGCGTCGGCCTCGCCCGCCGCGATGACCTCCTCGGCGGGGCGCTCCTCGAAGTCGACCGCGAGCTTGTCCTTCTTGCCGCTGTATTCGACCGTGCCGGCGGTGATACGCGTGAACACCGGATTGTCGGGATCCTCGACCACGTGCAGGTCACTCCCCTTGAATTCCTCGGTGGTCGAGATGGTTCCGAAGTAGTCCTCGATCGTCGCCTCCATGTCTTCGATGCGATCTTCGAGGTGCTCTCCCCGTCGCATCTTGTACTCCCGCATGGGCGACCCTTTGCGAGCACCGTTCTTACCTTTTTCGAGCGCGCGGAGCCACGCTCCCGGCGACCCCGACTGGGGCCGGACGGCGCCGCCGCTCGGTACCGCGGTCGCGGTCCTGAGTCGACGGCTGGGCCGAGTTCGAACGGCGGTGGGCGCTCGGACGGCCGAGCCGTCACTCCTCGGCGACGGTGTCGGCGTGTTCGAGGAGCGTCCCGCGTCGACACTCCGGACAGAAGTCGCCGGCGCGCAGCGAGGTGGCGTCGGCCTCCGTGGAGAAATCGCACTCCGAGCACTTGAACGTCCCCTCGGGGATGGTGATCGACGGCGTCTCCTCGCCGTCGAGCGATGGCCCGGCGGCACCGGGGTCCGTCGGCTGGTCGCGCTTGGTCTCCTCGGGCCAGTCGCCCATCGACTCGCCGCCGGTCGATGGCCCCTCCTCCTCGGGCCAGGCGCCGACGGCGCCGTCGTCGTCCGCCGTCCCACCGCTCGCTTCGTCGCTCCTGTCGCTCGCGGTGTCCCGCGAGCCCGTCGCGGAGGCGTCGGCGGGGTCGGGACCCGCCGACCCACCGTCCGAGGGGGACCCGTCGGCGTCGGTTTCGGTGTCGTCGCCGCCGCCGAGGATCTCGACCTCGGAGGTCTCGCCGGCGCGTTCGGCCGGGTCCGACGGCTCGTCGGGCCACTCACCGGGGTCGCGGTCGTCGTCGGCCGCGTCCGACCGTCGCTCGTCGGCGGTCGCATCGCCGTCGTCGCCGGCGTCTCCCTCGTCACCGGCGGGTCGCTCGGCTTCGGGCTCCTCCTCGTCGGGCCACTCGCCGGGGTCGCGGTCGTCGCCCTCGTCGTCGCCGATGATGACCGCGTCGTCCTCGTCGGCGTCGACCTCGGCCTCGGCGGTCGCCCCGCCCTCGGCGTCGGGGATGGTCGTCTCGGCCCCGCGGGCCTCGGCCTGGGCCGACGACTCGTCGGTGGCGTCGTCGTCGAGGATGACCGCGTCCGTGGCGTCGCTCCCGCCGACTCCCCCGTCGTCGGCGCCGACCTCGTCAGCGCTCGCGTCCGACACCTCAGCGTCGGCCGACCCCCCCGCCTCGGCCACGTCGGCCGACTCCCCAGCGTCGACCACGTCGGCCGACTCCCCAGCGTCGACCACGTCGGCGGTGTCGTCGGCGCCCTCGCCGGGCGTGGCCTCGAACTCGTCGGCGCCGCCCTCGGGCGTCTCGAGGGTCGTCACTTCCTTGTTCTCCGAGACCACGCGGCTCTCGCCGCAGCGGGAACAGGTCTCCATCTCCGTGATGGTGATGACGACTTCCGTCCCCTCCTCTTCGCGCTCCCGCTCGACGGTCGTCTCGCCGAAGCTGTGTCCCAGGAGCGAACACTTGATACTCATTACCACGTGTTCGACCCCTCCGAACCATAAGCGTGCTGTTTGTCCGAACACCGAGCAGTCGTGCGGTCCGACACCCGCCGAGCGGGGGCGTCGCGACCGCCGTCGCGGGGGATACACGTAAGACCCGGCCAGCCGAAGGGAGTGGTATGCAGGCGAAACCGGAGTACCGCGACCGCGACGACGCCGAGGTCGCGGTCCTGGACGCGCTGGCCGACCGGCGCGAGGAGGGAATGACCGTCTTCGAGCTCCGGTCGCGGGTCGACGTCGACATCGACACCCTGGAGACCGCCCTCGCCGACCTGAAGGAGGACGGGCTCATCGAGGCCCACCAGGAGGACCACCGCACCGTGATCGTCCCCGAGGACGGCGTCGTCGGCCCCGTCGACCCCGACGACGACTCGTTCATCGGTCAGATCCGCGAGAAGCTCCCGTTCTGAGCGCCCCGCCCTCGCTCTCGCCGACCCCTCAGCCCCGGACCCTCGACGAGCCCTCGCCGGTCGGTCCGGACGACCCGTTGCCCGTCTCAGTCGTCCGCCGCCGCAGCCGCGCAGTTGTTCGGCCCGAGTTCCAACTCGAACGCCGCGGCGTTGTCGGCGGACTCCCGACCGAGGTTGACGGCGATTATCTCCCCGTGATTGGCCGGTCGCGGCGGCGTCCGCTCGGTCACCCGCTTGACGAACTCGGCCTCGTCGAGGCCGAATATCGGCAGCTCCCGACACTCGTCCAGCCGGGCGGTGACGGTCCCGCCGTCGTCGGGGGCGGCGTCCCCGCCGTGGTGGCCCGGCGCGACGAGCGTCTCGTCGGGAAACCGGGCGAAGCGCTCGGTGAGCGTCCGATAGAGTTCCCGCGCGAACGCGGGCTCCTCGTCGGATCCCTCCTCCAGATCCGGACGAGCGACGCCTGCGAGGCGGCTCCGCCGCCTCGATCCGTCGCGGTCGGCTTTGCCGACCGCGCTGTCGGTGAACAGGCTGTCGCCGGACAACAGCGCGTCGCCGACGGCGAAGGCGGTC
The window above is part of the Halosimplex rubrum genome. Proteins encoded here:
- a CDS encoding DUF5611 family protein, translating into MREYKMRRGEHLEDRIEDMEATIEDYFGTISTTEEFKGSDLHVVEDPDNPVFTRITAGTVEYSGKKDKLAVDFEERPAEEVIAAGEADAAADAVDAKNDFLLEATGRDAKSRRDSMKRSVEDSPDEADEV
- a CDS encoding DUF7285 family protein, whose protein sequence is MRRWSRRDSGQTEPLGALIAVAAMAIALSLYAGYATDVLPGSQDREVAESAIDDVWNKLQDSGVYPSEKELETLYGPSSSPGPGPSGLPEGYYVYINITRTEVGDGERQALFVYDNPDPSVPHEENVRHIVYGPQGDHDHEDVRSEVRDSGMGIPDSASTASRPIPIQRGAGDVVAGRLHVAAWEQ
- a CDS encoding cell division protein SepF, whose product is MGLMSKILGESGGSRQKEDYVEIESDGVDAGATAASRQVRIAKIGDKQDVIDIKDAVYDGDVVIADITRHTTQDRTMEHITDELKQVANEVGGDIAQKGDDQLIITPHGVAINRDPLGQ
- a CDS encoding DUF6432 family protein; amino-acid sequence: MQAKPEYRDRDDAEVAVLDALADRREEGMTVFELRSRVDVDIDTLETALADLKEDGLIEAHQEDHRTVIVPEDGVVGPVDPDDDSFIGQIREKLPF
- a CDS encoding DUF7093 family protein, which codes for MSIKCSLLGHSFGETTVEREREEEGTEVVITITEMETCSRCGESRVVSENKEVTTLETPEGGADEFEATPGEGADDTADVVDAGESADVVDAGESADVAEAGGSADAEVSDASADEVGADDGGVGGSDATDAVILDDDATDESSAQAEARGAETTIPDAEGGATAEAEVDADEDDAVIIGDDEGDDRDPGEWPDEEEPEAERPAGDEGDAGDDGDATADERRSDAADDDRDPGEWPDEPSDPAERAGETSEVEILGGGDDTETDADGSPSDGGSAGPDPADASATGSRDTASDRSDEASGGTADDDGAVGAWPEEEGPSTGGESMGDWPEETKRDQPTDPGAAGPSLDGEETPSITIPEGTFKCSECDFSTEADATSLRAGDFCPECRRGTLLEHADTVAEE